In Paenibacillus phoenicis, one genomic interval encodes:
- a CDS encoding ATP-binding protein gives MLSEFQETLLQSVKAYQSTQLVKNKYENVLQHLDSGIMLFDCDGVLTFINVQMAKLLEMPRQSLIGCNLLQLLRHPHLNQFKKRKILRIYRETIFHRKKYHELIDEYGRHWLITVTYGDQMDGDFLLSVKDVSDFKRIEQTAYQNDKLAMLGKISAAIAHEIRNPLTAIRGFIQLLRPHLLQLGKDEYARIILTEIDRANDIIHEFLNSSKPSAPQKSTVNVSSLLKEVVLLTESEALMKGCQMILHEPNEELLVSIDVKQIKQVLLNIIKNAMDAIAEVGGDHQGVIDIRAEKEGKSVCISIQDNGGGMDKGMLSRLFDPFFTTKEKGTGLGLSVSYRIIRNHRGNISVDSLKGAGTIFTVSLPLAL, from the coding sequence TTGTTGAGTGAATTTCAAGAGACATTGCTCCAGTCCGTCAAAGCATACCAATCGACCCAACTCGTAAAAAACAAGTATGAGAACGTACTCCAACACCTGGACAGCGGAATCATGCTGTTTGACTGTGATGGGGTTCTAACCTTTATCAATGTACAGATGGCCAAGCTGCTTGAAATGCCGCGCCAATCCCTGATCGGCTGTAATTTATTGCAGCTGCTGCGGCATCCGCATCTCAACCAATTTAAGAAGCGTAAGATCTTGCGTATTTACCGGGAGACTATCTTTCACCGCAAAAAGTACCATGAGTTAATTGACGAATACGGCAGACATTGGCTGATTACGGTTACATACGGGGATCAGATGGATGGGGATTTTCTGCTTAGCGTCAAGGATGTTTCTGATTTTAAACGGATCGAACAAACGGCTTATCAGAACGACAAGCTGGCGATGCTTGGAAAAATTTCCGCGGCGATTGCGCATGAAATTAGGAATCCGCTTACAGCGATCCGCGGATTTATTCAGTTGCTGCGGCCTCATTTGCTGCAGCTGGGCAAGGATGAGTATGCCCGGATTATCTTAACGGAAATCGACCGGGCGAACGATATTATCCATGAGTTTCTAAATTCTTCGAAGCCTTCGGCTCCGCAGAAATCGACGGTCAACGTTTCTTCCTTGTTGAAGGAGGTTGTTCTGCTTACGGAGAGCGAGGCGTTGATGAAGGGATGCCAAATGATCCTTCACGAGCCAAACGAGGAGCTGCTCGTCTCCATCGATGTTAAGCAGATCAAGCAGGTGCTGCTGAACATTATCAAAAATGCGATGGACGCCATCGCCGAAGTAGGCGGCGACCACCAAGGGGTGATCGATATCCGTGCGGAGAAGGAAGGCAAATCGGTTTGTATCTCGATACAAGATAACGGCGGCGGAATGGACAAGGGGATGCTAAGCCGCTTGTTTGATCCGTTTTTTACGACGAAGGAGAAGGGAACGGGATTGGGATTGTCGGTGAGTTACCGGATCATCCGGAACCATCGGGGGAACATTTCCGTGGACAGCTTAAAAGGAGCGGGAACGATCTTTACCGTTTCGCTCCCGCTGGCATTATAA
- a CDS encoding FeoB-associated Cys-rich membrane protein gives MADIIILTAIFGYAAFALYRGFKKSKKGACASCSQQKSCSAACGKYAASSTPSAAKGPKD, from the coding sequence ATGGCCGACATCATCATCCTTACCGCTATTTTTGGATATGCTGCCTTCGCGTTATACCGCGGCTTCAAGAAAAGCAAAAAAGGCGCCTGCGCCTCCTGCTCGCAGCAGAAGTCCTGTTCTGCAGCTTGCGGGAAGTACGCGGCGTCCTCTACGCCATCTGCGGCCAAAGGCCCTAAAGATTAA
- the feoB gene encoding ferrous iron transport protein B produces the protein MNNAALIGNPNTGKTSLFNALTRSYEYVGNWAGVTVEKKVGHLRSTTGLLTDLPGIYTLHPLSRDEGIAAEYLASEPPSVLVNIVDASNLERNLYLTLQLLEYGKPVIIGLNMIDVAEARGLKVDPEKLAALLGVPVLPLIARTGKGSKEVLRAIEQQSSESAQKPEFTIDYGEVIEQAIHDITRELAADWEEQRPALRWIALQVLEDNPAVISALPPQTNLHMLQKIRAEVEAKLAANDLASSAEAYIRSVRNQRIQNICSEAVDASQKKPHSMTERIDRIVTHPFLGLPLFMVFMYLTFQLTFDWLGNPLSDLLDGFISGPLISGVEGLLTGIGASSFTQALITGGIIGGVGGVLVFIPQIFIMFLIISFIEDSGYMARITVMMDKLMEIVGLNGKALIPFILGFGCNVPAIMASRSIEQPKERMLTMLLIPLMSCSARLPVYALFAGIFFAESQGLIVFSLYMLGIVLALGLAKVFSLFLFKNERSFFIVELPPYRMPQSVTLFRSTWEKGKGFLRKAGTFILGGSVLIWLLTYLGPGGVADNMDDSFLAAIGGLFASVMQPLGFGTWQSGAALITGFMAKEVVVSTMNIIYHVPDMAGLQGQIAASFTGLQAYSFMAFVLLYTPCLATVGVLRKETASWKWTLFAIGYSLTLAYLVAFLIYQIGWRLGFGLA, from the coding sequence ATGAACAACGCCGCACTCATTGGGAACCCGAACACAGGGAAAACCTCACTGTTTAATGCCTTAACCCGCTCTTACGAATATGTCGGGAACTGGGCCGGCGTAACGGTGGAGAAAAAAGTCGGGCACCTGCGAAGCACAACCGGACTGCTCACCGACCTGCCCGGGATCTATACCCTGCATCCTTTGTCCCGAGATGAGGGGATTGCAGCCGAGTACCTGGCCTCCGAGCCCCCTTCCGTGCTCGTGAATATCGTCGATGCCTCTAACTTGGAGCGTAACCTATATCTGACGCTGCAGCTACTGGAATACGGCAAACCGGTAATCATCGGGTTAAATATGATAGACGTTGCCGAGGCCCGCGGGTTGAAGGTGGATCCAGAGAAGCTGGCGGCCCTGCTGGGCGTTCCCGTTCTCCCGCTGATTGCACGTACCGGCAAAGGCAGTAAAGAAGTGCTGCGGGCAATCGAACAACAGTCTTCTGAATCGGCGCAAAAGCCGGAATTTACGATCGATTATGGCGAAGTGATCGAGCAAGCCATTCACGACATCACGCGTGAGCTTGCAGCAGACTGGGAGGAACAACGTCCGGCCTTACGCTGGATCGCCTTGCAGGTACTGGAGGACAACCCGGCGGTCATCTCCGCGCTTCCGCCGCAGACCAACTTGCACATGCTGCAGAAGATCCGGGCCGAAGTAGAAGCGAAGCTGGCTGCGAACGATTTGGCTTCCTCCGCGGAAGCGTATATCCGCTCCGTCCGGAACCAGCGGATTCAGAACATTTGCAGTGAAGCCGTGGATGCCTCACAGAAGAAACCGCACTCGATGACCGAACGCATCGACCGTATTGTCACCCATCCGTTTCTCGGCCTCCCGCTGTTTATGGTTTTCATGTATCTCACTTTCCAGCTGACGTTTGATTGGCTCGGCAACCCGCTCTCTGATCTGCTGGACGGGTTCATCAGCGGTCCGCTGATCAGCGGTGTGGAGGGTCTGCTGACCGGCATAGGGGCTTCAAGCTTCACGCAGGCGTTGATCACGGGCGGCATCATCGGCGGCGTTGGCGGCGTACTGGTGTTTATTCCGCAGATTTTCATCATGTTCCTGATCATTTCCTTCATTGAAGACTCCGGTTACATGGCCCGGATTACCGTCATGATGGATAAATTGATGGAAATCGTCGGTCTAAACGGCAAAGCGTTAATTCCATTTATCCTAGGCTTTGGCTGCAATGTGCCGGCGATTATGGCTTCCCGCAGCATCGAGCAGCCGAAGGAACGGATGCTGACCATGCTGCTCATTCCGCTGATGTCCTGCTCCGCGCGGTTACCGGTTTACGCTTTATTTGCCGGCATCTTTTTCGCTGAGTCGCAAGGTCTGATCGTCTTTTCTCTGTATATGCTTGGCATCGTGCTGGCGCTTGGGTTGGCCAAAGTGTTCTCGCTGTTCCTGTTCAAAAACGAACGTTCCTTCTTTATCGTTGAGCTGCCGCCATATCGGATGCCGCAAAGCGTCACCCTGTTCCGCAGCACCTGGGAGAAGGGCAAAGGCTTCCTGCGCAAAGCCGGCACCTTCATTCTCGGCGGTTCCGTGCTGATCTGGCTGCTCACGTACCTTGGTCCGGGTGGCGTCGCGGACAACATGGATGACAGCTTCCTCGCAGCCATCGGCGGCTTGTTCGCGTCCGTCATGCAGCCGCTAGGCTTCGGCACTTGGCAATCCGGGGCAGCGCTGATTACCGGGTTTATGGCCAAGGAGGTCGTGGTATCAACGATGAACATCATTTACCATGTTCCGGATATGGCCGGACTGCAAGGCCAAATTGCCGCATCCTTCACCGGGCTGCAGGCCTACAGCTTTATGGCCTTCGTTCTGCTGTACACCCCGTGCCTTGCAACGGTTGGCGTTCTTCGCAAAGAAACAGCTTCCTGGAAGTGGACGTTATTTGCTATCGGCTATTCGCTGACGCTGGCTTACCTCGTGGCTTTCTTGATCTATCAGATCGGATGGCGGCTAGGATTCGGACTGGCTTAA
- a CDS encoding FeoA family protein, translating into MKPCRCCLLGLKPGTTCAITQIGNMDPILKRRLADLGIREGSRVVVKRYCLWGGPVTLECAGQLLGIRQKEAAHIEVAVS; encoded by the coding sequence ATGAAACCTTGCCGATGCTGCCTGCTAGGTTTGAAACCCGGGACCACTTGTGCCATCACGCAAATTGGCAATATGGACCCGATCCTGAAACGGCGCCTCGCGGATCTCGGGATCCGGGAAGGATCCCGCGTGGTCGTGAAACGGTACTGCTTATGGGGCGGTCCGGTCACGCTGGAATGCGCCGGGCAACTGCTGGGCATCCGCCAGAAGGAAGCGGCCCATATCGAGGTGGCAGTCTCATGA